The DNA sequence ACGCTTACACCGGTGTCTAGAATCCTAGTTGACAACATGTCGTAATATTTATCTATTAATTCTGGCCTACTTAGTACAAATTTCCCTACCAAGTCGACGGCTGCTTCTCTCACAGACGTGGCGTGATCTAGAAACGAATGTTTTACACCCATCTGCATGTCCACTCGCGCTAACACGCTTGGATCAGCTTCGACAATCATCGTCAGACACTTCATGGCCTTTGTCCTAATCGCTATCGACGACTCCGTTAACACGTGAAGGATCTGCTTGAGATATCTATCGAAGCTCTGCGAGAACGGCCTCTTCGAGGCGAGGTATTGCGATATAAGCTCCGCCGAATTGTAGTCGATGTACGTCTGAAGAATGTCTGGCTTCGTCCCCGTGCTGCACGGCCTTATTCTACTCACGAtgtatttcttcttctcctctATAATCCTGTAAGCCTCCGAGTTCTTCTGTTCGTTATTGTCGTTCTCGTCCGCGTCCGCTTCCTCCATCTCAGAATCGGACTCCTGGTCGCTCGAGtggtgtttatttttcttttttaccctCTTCTTGTGTATCTTTTTGCTGGGACTGTTCTTCACCTGGCCAACCCTCGACTTCTCCACCGCGCAATCTCTGTACCACTGGgccaaataaaaatgacgagCGTAACCCAACGCCGAATCCTTTGTCCCATTTACCGCCAGATAATCCAGAAGTACCTTCTGTAAAAAAACAGTCCTCTCCTCGTCCTCGCTCAAGCCCGTGATCTCTTTATCCTTCACTTGATCGTAATCAGAATCCTTCTGCTGCTCGATCTTTATATCCTTTATAATCTGATCGATGGTAGATAGTTTGCATTGCGAACTCACCGCGTCTTTTCGTAATCTAGCCGCAACGACGCCCAAGTAGTCGATGGATGCCACTCTCAGCGCCATATCGGAGCTCTTGTTGGAAAAATGACCCACCAGCAGATTTCCAAGCAAGCTGAGAAGTAATTCAGCTGCTGGCCACTCGGGTTTGTTCACTGTGGCCAACAAATCCTGCACGAAATTTTCGAACAACGGTCTATAATCGATCTCCACTCCCTTACTGCCACATTTATTCAGGAACACTGTTAAAAAATTCCCCGCTATTCTAGTCGCTGTTTCGTACTTGTTGATGATCAGAACGTCAGCGTCGAAGTGATTCGTCTTCTTCTCGTCCTTCTTCTCCTCCTCATCCGATAATTTCTTTGGCTGAGGAATGATATTGTCAGACAACACAACCACGCATTGGATGAGTTGCAAAACCAGCGCCGTTAACATTTGTATATGATCCTCGGAATTTAACCTGTACGTTCTCAAGCTACGTTTGCTGCTAGGAAGTCGCGCTATGGACGCCAAGATATCATCGAGCAACAATCTTCTGTGCTTCTCGTATTTCGTGAATATAACCGTGACCAGCTTCAAAGCGCTCAATTGAAGGTCGCTAACAGACTCGACGAAAAATGGTGCAACGCCCAGCGTAGACGCATGTAAAACGCTCGTGTCCGTTAGAACTTGAATATTCAATAACTCTGCAAGAAGACCAACTAACTCGTGCATTTTGTTATATACCTGAAGAATACTTTTCTCGCGGACCTCTTTCATGTGACCCCTCTTTTTACGACCACTAGAATTATAACTGTCAGTCttgtttcgtttcgtatcTATTTTGTAAACAGGATCGAAAGAGGGATAAATCGTATTCTGCaactgaaatttcataaaaaggACTATTCTGTCGATCACATCCTCTAAATAAACCATTTTTGGCATGTTACTAGACGTCATAATGTGTAACGCGATCAACGATGCGTCTACAGCGCGCTGCACCCTTTCCATAGCTAACTGCGTCCATAGCCGACTTTCGTCGATGTCGTCGTCAGGATCAGCGAGCGGGGATACTTTAGCTCCGTCTCGAATATTCTTCTCCAAGATATTCAATAATCTAACCAATCTGTCCGCGGGAATGGATTCCATCGCACCTAACGCTTTCAGCTTGGCTGCTTCTGTACATAAATCGTGTAATTGATATTTAGGAATTAACAACTCTGGAGGCACATCACCGTCGTCTTCGAACTCGGCGTTGGTCGTGAAGTCTTCTGTGTTCTCGAATATCGTCTCTATGGTCGTATTGAAACGTTGATACGTATTGGTTTCCATCAGCTCCTCTACGCTAAGCTTAGCTAACACCGGGACAAGCTTCTTCTCGATCTTCCTTATTTTTGGTTTCGAGGGCGAGAGGTCCTTTTTGTCGTCTTCGTCCTCATCCTCGTCGTCGTCCAATATCCTCCTTCGTCTACGAGTCTTATCTTCGCTCTTCTTCCTCTCAGctttctccttttctctctGAACTTGTCGCTCTTTCGCGCGcgctttaaaatatttattgttcttACCAATTTCCTCCTCGCTTTCAGAATCCGACTTCGCCTCGTCGCGGTTGGAAATCCCCATTTTCGCAGCCCGGCTCGGCGATTTCTCGGCAAACGCAGCCAAACTCTTCTGCATCAGAGCCTGATCCGCTAACGATAGTCTGTCCAACATTACCACCGgctcttttaatttctctggCAAAGAGACTGGCGGCGCTTTCAATACTTTCTCCGAGTTGTTGTTCTGCTGGTGCTGCATTATCGGTGTCGCGGCAGCGTTCAAAGTATTGACTATGTCACCAGTGTCGATGGTTGGGAAAGATGTGGTTtgcgacgctgacaataagtTTTGCGTTGCGTTATCCAAGCTTTGCTTCGCTTCGATATTCTCAATCGGTAAGTCAATGTCGGGAAGACCTGTTACTGGATCGAGCAAGAACTGTTGGTTCTCTTGCGTGGTACTGTCTATGTCCATCGGTTGGTGAGTTCCCAGCGGATGATGTACTTGTTGATTCATCATAGGATCGTAGATATTTTGCTGCATGTTGATGGTTTGATGCTGTGGCATAGGCATGTGCGCGCGCATGGGCGATGCCATGTGCATGTTGTGTTGCGGCGTCATGCCAGCCATGTTATGATGTTGAGGTGTTACGTTGCCTAGCGTTGTCAGTGGCGTACCAGGTGAACTCATATGTGCTGGAGAATACATATTTGGTTGCGGTGTCATATTAGGTAGGGGGTTGATGCCAGTAGGCGGGGGTAGCACTGTTCTAGCAGCGGCGGGATGAGCTGGACTACCTTGCGGGGTTTGCCTCGACCCTGAAGAACTCGAGTAAGACGGGGAGAAACGTCCGTAATTCGCAGATGACTGATTCGTATGCATCATAGGTGTTCCTTGCGTCCAGTTTCGTGGTGAATTGTACTGAGGGCCCTTGAATACATGaggatttatttgtaaaattgcCTTCAATAATTCTGGAGTATTTTGCTCCGTCTCTAAAGGCTGCTCGGTATTCGCATAATTGTCTTTCAGTTCAATATGATCGGACGACGTCTGCGAcaaagataatattaattggGGCACTAAGCTCTCGTTGCGAACACTTAGAAGTATTTGTGCTTCTTCTGCCACTCTCGGATGAAACAGCAGGGACTTGTTAGTCAACGTCTGCGGCAACGGTGTTGGAAGGGGCATTTCAGGTAACAAGTCGGTGAGACTCGCAATACCAGCGAGAGTTGTGATTGGCACACTCGGTATAACCCCGTTCATCTTGAATTTGATTTGTTCTGGCATTACAGCCTggacaaaaaatattattaaaattaggTCCAGTGTCCTTACGCGTATTCTGAGGTTCATAGAATTATCCGACGTAACGAACACTGCACTAACATATTACAGAAGTTCTGTTCACAGtatatgataaatataaatcaacaGAACATATCTAAATGCACTGTTCTCACAAATGTTCAAAGAAATCATTGTTAAAAATCTTTACACTCTCATTCTCAAGACATTCcgacataaaaattatttcaccgTCTAACAGAATCGTTTCTAACGCTCGTTAAAGAACACTAGCACTAAGGCGTATACTGGGAACTTAACAAAGTCTCTTTTAAGTTCCCATGATGCACCGGAAAATATCAACCGAATTTTGACGAAGCTCGAGGATCCTCCAACAAACGGTCCATTGTTAGTTGTAATTTCCTGTCCTGGAACAGAAAAGATTGTATCAAATATAATGATATCCCGATAGCTAACCCATTTGCATTGAAAAACCAAATGCATTGAGTGACTCATATCGCCAATGGtggaataatttacaattaatttgcaTCCGTGACTTCGATACGTCTTGAATTATACATGAAATTGACACTTAATTTACAATAGGCAATTCACTGAtgattgattattaaaaattgctacacTACTCATGAATTGTTCCACATTCTGTAATATCGGTAACTTGACACTTATGGATTATTCCACATCCAGTGATATAGCTCAGACATTGCACACTAAATGTACTGCTTTTATAATACttgtatataatatgaaaaacgaaaaatggaataaatagtaaaaatactttagttggttttatgttaattataataaaaataaaataaatcttcatATGTAAAACCGGTTCGCATATGCAACATACtaacacaaaatataaatttttgataaatttactttattaactGTATGTTGCATGAAAAAGTTTGATAATTATTGTAAGTGTGAAATAAGAGATGATATTTCATAGGGAAATTTCATGTAATaggtttaaaaaaagtaattcagtTCCATCATGAAGGTTAGAATAATCTGatacaatcttttttataccaatttcagaaaatattgtcAGATAATGCACTATAATCGCGAAAATGATGAAATCTCATTGTAATTAATCACTTATagcattatttaattcacggtgattataaaaagtatttactGTGGTGGTTAATATATAtacctatatacatatatatgtggTATATCACAACAATCATGctacaaaattaaagtaattatttcctACAATTAGCCTTTGCAAGCTTCTTCAGAAATTAACTCAACAAATGTACTGCTCTCCAACGAAAGTTCATCAACCGAGCCCAAAAGCGAAATAACCAACAAATCGGAGCATCGGAATACACAATGTCATTACTTCCACAGAAATTCTGTTCCCTCGAACAATTCTGACTATTCTCTTCACTGATTCACATAAATTGATACAAAATGTTTGCACAGCATTCGATAGTCGCATCACTATAGCTGCATAAAGCTGATATTATTACCTTCGGTTGTTGGATATCTACCATCCAACATCATACGTATGATAACATGGCCTTAGGACGATACCATAGCCTGGAAAGCCTCCTGTGTGAATGCGATTCcgctaaataataaaattgccaTGGTCAGTGACGCTAATAGAATCGGTTGTATGTCATTTTTGACACAATGGTACGAACTTGGTACGAAGTTTCGTGTCAATTGCCTTACCCAGCTACGCGCAACGATTATTTATACTGCAGAATGCGAGCAGTGAATGGAATTTTGGCGGGAGGTGCGTCGATATCCAAGTACCCTGGCTCGTTCAACGTACAGAAACCATCGACGTTCGCTTGAAATCCGTCAAAACAAACGGTCCCTTCGTGGAGAATCTGTTTCGCAAAAGTTTTCGTCGTGATGATATTCACTCAATTGTCATCCGTGGTTGTGGCCTATTTGGTTTGGACACGTTTCCACGTCGATCACCAGTGAACCCACACAGCTCCGCGGCACCGCACGATTTTCACTTACGTTTCTCGCGACACCGCGTAAACATCGCCATGTCAAAGGTGGTGCATCGCCGGGAAAACAGTATTTATAGTGTGAATACGAAGAAAACAGACACAAAGGCGTCCATTTTGCTCAGCAGCGAGTTAGCGGAAGTTGCGTAGTAGATACAGGCCAGATACAGGTATACCGGCGCTACGGCGTCGCATTTCAAATCGCGACGAACCGTTCGCATGAAGACGATATGCCCAATAAGAATCGATAAGTTCGATCAGATACGTCTTAATTAATACTTAATATGCTTCTACTACGTTTCATCTTCCAACCATAACTCTCCCTACTTTGTTCTATATTCGAACAAAGATAGTCCCTAGAAGAAACGCATTTCGTACGGAGATGtacttatttcttctttacaggatcatatttaataattagagAAACAAACCTGTCGATTATCTTACGAATGAAATAGGTATATGATCATTATAGTCGtcgaattcattttacttGTCAAATAAACATGTGAGAACAGTTGGTATCTTAGTAGCCTGTTTCTTTGGTAGACTTTCCATACTATGTTCGAATTGTATgttcaatgaaattgaactctgttaaaaaattagatacctctaaattaatatttagtatgCTTCTACTGTGATTGAACTTACAACTATGCCTCTCGTCATCCTACTTCGCTATTATTGAATGAAGATGGTCCCTAGTCTATCCTAGTAAAGAAACTAAATGTTTAACATATTTCTTCTTTgctgaattatatttattaattaaaaacacgGACTCGTCGATTATGCTTTGAATGATTTTGGTATATGACCATTATAgtcttcgaatttattttatctacttGACAAGTAAACGTGACAACAGTCAGTAGCTCAGTTGCCTGTTTCTTTGGTAGACTTTCCGTACTATATGTCAATTGTATGTTCAATGACATTTGATCTCTGTtaaggaaattgtttttagAGCATACTTGATTATGTTATGAATGGTCTGAagagaaatttcgtttcaatttgaaagaatagccataatttcaatttttaatatcacagaAAGTAGTTCGTAGAAATGACCGTTAGGAGCCACGATGACTAGACTTTCTGTACTatgtttcaattatatattcaatGGTACCAGGGGCTAATTATGAGTTTGGAAAAGTTGCATATATTCGAGATATTTAAAGACAAATTTAGTTAgtttattgcaaaaatacCAAAGTTTATCTATTTAAACATCTTATCGATAAGTGATACGTAGAACACTGCACAGCGTAAACTATCTCTATAGTGTACCAAGTTTGCCcagagatggcgccaccagtgacttttctcattaaaaaattaatttttcaattaactaCTTTAATTTACCCACTTAACGCCAATGTGTATTAATTAACACAATTATTGCCAttgagtttttatttttacgagtcATAATACGAagatatataacaaaaatgaaccaATAAAATGCtactttaatataaaatctacaaataaaatcatattatatacaaataatattttacattaaagcatcatgaatatttatttattttctaaacgtCGAAAGATTTACAAGTTTGAAACTTTTGTGATCTGAAGATTTTCATGTACAGCGTGTCCCAAATGTCCCTATCTATTTCCATAATATAGAAAACGCTTCAAACAAATGATTTTGTGATACAATACATGTCTTTTCAcgcaaaacataaaaaaaggGATCAAGCTTGAAACAAAATTGGCAAACCTAGGTACAAtacgttattaatttattgttcgtGTTTGGAAACATATTCAAAATTCGTATCGTGAAAGGCATCTAACGAAAGGAGccctaaataattaaaatacatcgTAAACagttacatttacattaagaatatttttgtaatcgtGAAAGcactgtatttaaatttatcctATTTTATCGAATAGGGACTTTCGAAACACCTTATGTTTCATTGTGAAGAGTTTCGCGTTTTGTCCGACAGAGTGCGTGGCGTTCGAGGCAATTTCGACTCTCGTGTTCGAAGGctcgaggaaaaataaaattctgaggTAAAAACTTCAAAATGGCGCGACTGCTGAGTGTAAACACCCAGTTTTGATGTTAACGAGGCGCATTGGCCGCGAAGGATTCGCGTGAGAGTTCAACGGTCTGTTACTTCTTTTTGTGTTTAACTGTGTgaagaacaaattttacctGAATGTTCACTGTATCCACGATCGCCCATTCTATACCAGGTAAATATCGAACTTGTTTGACATTGAAAGCATTTTCCAAATTACTCCAATTGACGTACACGGAAATCACGCTcgaaattttcgttaaaattgctGCTCATCGATGCTACAATCGTTATTTTACTTATTCACAAAGTCGAGCTATTTTTAAGCAGATTTTCGAGCGTCGTTGCTTCCCTCTTTAAGTAGGACACTTTTCTATCGTAAAACGCtagaaatttttcttgttactGGTTTCTTTTAACCTGCAAATAAGTTGTCTTGGCATAACAAGAATTCTCGTTCTTCTTTGTTCTGTGTTTaagtaatgattattttatttaatgttggAGGGATGGACAAAGAGCCGTTGGCTTCGGTCTagagtttatataatttgagtACGTAAATGTAGTTTGTAATATGGGAAGGTAAATTTAGGTAGAATAGGCTGtttaaatagattttctttgataaaaatactaaaGATTATAGTGGTACCTTTGATATATCTTGATCTTAGCATTTATTGCAATGTATATTATTGGTTGTTACTTTGGTTTTTAggttatttaaagaatttaaatttacaggGAGCGACCCGAGTAAGATGGCCCAGAAGCGCAGTGCTAGCGTGGCACATATAGGGTGAGTTCTCTTATAAGATAATGTATTACATTGTTCCTTTTACATGCTGGTATGTAATGCTATATTTACACATGgctatttatatttctgataCTCTGACGAAAGACAAACATAAGGCCTGTTGAAAAACAGAAGataatgaatttgaaattgattaccgtttaaaattaagattatGTGTCTGAAGTATGTACTATTTATACCATTCATCTGTTGCAAAAAGCTTTGGAATGAGTTAACTATGTAAGTGAATGACTTatagtatttaaaacaatacgttatttctacaaataggaaatattaaacaaaataagttGTACTATCTTTACAGTGAATAACTTAAAAGATAACAGTCCCGAAGAGGCAAAACTAGTTCCTAAGGTAGCAcaggaacaatttattttatcgatatatCCTTTCTACCAATTTTAGTAAGAATTAAGCTATGATATAGTTCTCTGAGTTCTATAGGAAGAAACTTTGACATAACAGCTCTGCCATAAGTTACATATACTCTGGCACATGTATACCCTCAAGTTTTAGCAACTTTCTATTAAATACGATTCCGAGAAGTGTCACGCTATACGAGATCGGTTACTATGTCTGGCACAACAGTGGGCAATGCTTGAGCCAATACTCCCCGATATTCCTTCGCGTCAGACCGTTGCGACATCGTCCAAGAAACGTTTCGTTATCGTAAACATCGCATACTTTTACTGTCGGCGCGGTCCGTTCTTCGAAAGACtttttaaacaagaatttatacGTTGACTGTGCTATAAATACACATCCACCTGAACGCTCCCAAAATTTCCATACCGTCGTGAAACGGAGTAGCTAAAACAAATTggtggaaattattttcgttgattaagcttaaataattttagtcttTAAATTAGCTTAATTGACAGTGGTTTATTCATGGAACGCTCATATTGATAGGGCGGCAGGGTGGTTGCATTTAAATACTCCCAAATTATATTCGTCCATCAGGGATCagctaatattaattaattaaatatgaatgtaATTTTCCTTTATCTCCTTCcttcaaacaaaataatgtaatattatgtaACCTTATTTCCACTGtgtaatttgttattatatataagaagatttatatatttatatgtatattcgttttatacatacatgtatatatataaatagtgtcaaattttcttggagggaggattttttaattcatagattatttagtaaatattgaaatcggATGATGATCAGATaatttggaattatttaaattttatttttactgtgaGGCATACATCAtgaattacatatatatgtattatatattatattattatatgtatatggtaTATGgtgtgtgtatacatatatgtataatgaataGTGAGATAAAATATAAGAGATGAACAGAATATATAACGAATTAGCCtcatagtaaaaataaaatttaaatatttccaaattataTCCGTCCCATCATCACTCCATTTCACTATTCACTAAACaatctaacaataagaaaatCTCCCTCTCCAACTGAATcgaattcaaaatgaaaataaactgaaataatctccaaacaaaattcactTGCACCTCCACCATCCTCGATCCATCTGAAAACACTTCCCAACTTCCTGTTCACCCTCGAAAAGTGTGCGGGAGGGCGGGGGGGAATTTGAAAATGTCCACGTGCCAGGTTGGCGAACCCGGTTCGATTCGCGTCGTCGTCCTCGTGGTCGGTTAGCGTGCACAGACCGGGCACGGTGCACATCCCGAAGCTAAAAGTCATGCTTTACACGGTGGCTGTTCTGGACTGGCTCGCTGGTGGGAGAAGTGATAGTCCTTAGCGGGGTATAGCACAGCGGCACATTATGCGGCTATGGTGGAATCAGTCACTGGCGAGTTGTGGGTGGTGACTAGTCGGCGATCCCATCCGTCCGAGGTACGTGCTTCCGCGTTCGCGAGTTTTACCGTGACACGGCCGATTACCGCGgattcgatcgcgatcgagacCGCCTCGATCTCCTCGATCCGCCTCGCTCCCGAAAGTTCCTCGGAAAAATCGCGACTGGTTCCGTTCGCGTTCCCGAGGCGGTTATCGAACGAAAGATCGTCAAACTTGGCGAACGTCCCGCGGAAGTGTTCCGGTTTCGAAAAGGTGGCGGACTCGAGTTTCCGTGGAAAAGATCACGGAGATTCGCTTAGTTCCGCGGTGAACTTGAACCCCGAGCGAAGGGGTTCAAAAGCGGAGCCTGGAGGCGTTCGAGGCGGGAATAACGAGCGATCGCGCGGATTAGCCGCTCTTATTAAGCCCGGGCCGCCTCCGCGTGAAAGCGATTCGCACTTTCCAAAACTCCTAATATGCTAGATGCGTGCTACGATCGGGCTGGATCCATGGAACGCGTGGTAAATGTCGAAATCGCGAATGGAACTTTAACCCTGCGAGTGCTGTGAATGGATACATAGGGTTCGTTGAAAGTTACCGGCGTGGAATACATGTGCCGCAACGAAAAAATATGGAAGCGAGTTCGTATCGAGTACGTATGCGCTGAGAGCTTGGTAGTTTCTGCTCCGCGAAGTTGTGATTGCTGCGAGAGCAACAttgtcaaatatttatgtttatcgAGGTCGAACGGTCAGGTTCGTTGATGTGTTTTCCAGTTGGATGgtttaaatgtgaaatttttaacCAATTCATTAGCAgggaatttaatttcgtatttaagtaatttaaattactattttggTCATTTCAAAGATGAACACATTTTGTATAACTCTCTCCCAAAAATTGTCTAACGAGAAAGTCTACCTGTCCATGATATGATAAAGTTCCCAGAACttcgttaatatattttcaagttaGTTGTTTTAAACACCTTGGTTCAGTTATTcagttaaatttttcaaatagttcAAGGATGAACACGTTTAACATAATTCTCCTCCAAAAATTATCTACCACGAAAGTATAACAAGTGAGAGGCCAAAAATTGTCAGTACTCAAAGGGTTGAACGCCCCCCGCAGCCGGAGATGATTCTCCCACCGTTTTGGATCCCGGTTGCCCGGCGAAGGTGATCCCGCGAGTGTCCAGTTCGTCGAACTCCCCCGTCCGTGCAcgtgaaaaggaaaaaagtggTGGCTCGAATAATTTTCGTGGATTTCGTGTGTTCAGTTCACGACACGGTGCTCCAGGTTCCGTTGGCGACGGTTGCGCAACGGCTGCGCGACATTTGCTTGACATTCCCGCGCCGTGCCGCtggaaaagtggaaataaAGTCCAGCCGGGGGATAATCCTTCACCGCGTCGCCCGTAAATACTGCCAGGGGGGGCCGTCCCGAGGAAAACCCGCTTCTGCTTAGGGGGATATCTACGACCAACAGGTCTGGAATACCTGGCGAACAGCGATACGAGCGGAGTGCGAAGTATCAGGGATTCATCGGGCATAGATCTTTGCGTAAAGATGACGAGATAACCCTGCGGAGGTGAACGAACGGTTTCAGGATTCCAATAAGGAGCATCGAGATCCGATGCGAACTAACAGGACGCGCGCGGACACGGTTTCGACGTGTCAGGATTGCCAGGTCCGCTTTCGGTGCTCCTTTTTCGCTGAGTCGTGGCGTAGGCCAGTCTTCGAGGTGGCTCGAGCAGTGTTTACGAATATTTGGAAGCAGGGATCGAAAAGCAAAAGTTTCTGGGGGAATAGGCACTGAAGGGAACTTGGACTATTCTTTTCCTCGAAGGCAGAGAGACGAAAGGCTCGAAGTCTTTGTCTAGTGTGTAAAAAGCTGAAACAGCTCTGAGAACAATCCTCCAGCAATCCTTGAAGATAAGACTTAAAGAAGTTCCTGAGCTTTGAAATAGATGCTAGCATCAAGAGTCGGGAGATTCTAGAGTCCTTCTCGGGTGGCCAAGAAACTAGCGGACCTGGAG is a window from the Hylaeus volcanicus isolate JK05 chromosome 7, UHH_iyHylVolc1.0_haploid, whole genome shotgun sequence genome containing:
- the LOC128879281 gene encoding nipped-B-like protein B isoform X2, which encodes MVDIQQPKAVMPEQIKFKMNGVIPSVPITTLAGIASLTDLLPEMPLPTPLPQTLTNKSLLFHPRVAEEAQILLSVRNESLVPQLILSLSQTSSDHIELKDNYANTEQPLETEQNTPELLKAILQINPHVFKGPQYNSPRNWTQGTPMMHTNQSSANYGRFSPSYSSSSGSRQTPQGSPAHPAAARTVLPPPTGINPLPNMTPQPNMYSPAHMSSPGTPLTTLGNVTPQHHNMAGMTPQHNMHMASPMRAHMPMPQHQTINMQQNIYDPMMNQQVHHPLGTHQPMDIDSTTQENQQFLLDPVTGLPDIDLPIENIEAKQSLDNATQNLLSASQTTSFPTIDTGDIVNTLNAAATPIMQHQQNNNSEKVLKAPPVSLPEKLKEPVVMLDRLSLADQALMQKSLAAFAEKSPSRAAKMGISNRDEAKSDSESEEEIGKNNKYFKARAKERQVQREKEKAERKKSEDKTRRRRRILDDDEDEDEDDKKDLSPSKPKIRKIEKKLVPVLAKLSVEELMETNTYQRFNTTIETIFENTEDFTTNAEFEDDGDVPPELLIPKYQLHDLCTEAAKLKALGAMESIPADRLVRLLNILEKNIRDGAKVSPLADPDDDIDESRLWTQLAMERVQRAVDASLIALHIMTSSNMPKMVYLEDVIDRIVLFMKFQLQNTIYPSFDPVYKIDTKRNKTDSYNSSGRKKRGHMKEVREKSILQVYNKMHELVGLLAELLNIQVLTDTSVLHASTLGVAPFFVESVSDLQLSALKLVTVIFTKYEKHRRLLLDDILASIARLPSSKRSLRTYRLNSEDHIQMLTALVLQLIQCVVVLSDNIIPQPKKLSDEEEKKDEKKTNHFDADVLIINKYETATRIAGNFLTVFLNKCGSKGVEIDYRPLFENFVQDLLATVNKPEWPAAELLLSLLGNLLVGHFSNKSSDMALRVASIDYLGVVAARLRKDAVSSQCKLSTIDQIIKDIKIEQQKDSDYDQVKDKEITGLSEDEERTVFLQKVLLDYLAVNGTKDSALGYARHFYLAQWYRDCAVEKSRVGQVKNSPSKKIHKKRVKKKNKHHSSDQESDSEMEEADADENDNNEQKNSEAYRIIEEKKKYIVSRIRPCSTGTKPDILQTYIDYNSAELISQYLASKRPFSQSFDRYLKQILHVLTESSIAIRTKAMKCLTMIVEADPSVLARVDMQMGVKHSFLDHATSVREAAVDLVGKFVLSRPELIDKYYDMLSTRILDTGVSVRKRVIKILKDICIECPDFPKIPEICVKMIRRVNDEEGIRKLVMEVFQNMWFTPVRERPTLDSESLLRKVMNITDVVAASKDMGLEWFEQLLVSLFKPKEDKDDSTKMQTEPPKALLTACKQIVDCLIENVLRLEETNLEAEKSEKKGSSQRLVACLTTLYLFAKIRPQLLVNHAITLQPYLSLKCQTQGDYQIISSVAHTLELVVPLMEHPSETFLAQLEEDSVKLILQHDRSVVASCLSCLGSIVNNVTRNFKLIRDCFKKYYGHLTEYKSHYEKDPTNPVLLKYRPFVRRALFTVGLLLRHFNFTDPEVIEGLADNIKDQVFETLNYFVHLDNDDIRHFTLSAIGSLCIRHYEFMLLPELKELYHHMLTSENALVHMRIQVLNNIEVYLQEEDKRMIKQDMEWAKMSKQENLKEMGDVSSGMASTVIQLYVKEILEAFLHANVSVRHAALKVIQLILAQGLVHPVQIVPYLICMSTDCEKAVSHSADKQLQDIEKKYPGFIHMKSQLGIKLSYRLQGILQPDVTVRGMRVKEDEFPGALNGFLYTILRNTKQQRRAIVLSFLKQFDESAKTSLSQMLYLADNLAYFTYQVQDEPLFIIHHIDIIISMSGTNLVQSFREALLPKEGSNQLQQQQQQQQQQQQQQQQQQQQQQQQQQQQQQQQQQQPMQSMLPPPNQPHMVIGPDGIPRPEQLLSVLDDEEDDEEDEEVLLARVPDDTTLLREYITASQGFLLLLTLRQHLKDLYGFSDQKIGQYSPTEAAKVYEKAVNRKSNLLFKPKATLQRLKGGVTNAELDDDGRRNLVKEYLDFKQLMLKFDLEEGEEEGNEDTSLKQTAEHAMGKMSNSEIDGKLADGSMTSNVSLNSTMEHPNNSVNSMAGSGPVSMTPVHNTSHQITPRVPKLTIHAHPEAKEHRKHRAHKTEKVKKHKKKKRRRISDSSDSEDYSDPDFLV